From Rutidosis leptorrhynchoides isolate AG116_Rl617_1_P2 chromosome 3, CSIRO_AGI_Rlap_v1, whole genome shotgun sequence, a single genomic window includes:
- the LOC139902363 gene encoding uncharacterized protein, whose product MKCCWSREPFGRTSGELNNLRQLLSTVSVNSREKDSWRWSLSSNGQLTLKKLAAILDEQMLRPFTSQQCTLRNSLVPKKKIEIFTWRALKKRLPVRIELDKRELESVDHALFQCKLARDIWDRVFNWWGLGNVSNISFSELLNDNVNHSSSLHGKKLWQALKWSCAYLIWSNRNNLVFKGKTWNAPVALNEIQIRSFDWISNRARGRKLDWCTWISNPNIYLNTP is encoded by the exons ATGAAATGTTGCTGGTCTCGAGAGCCTTTTGGTCGAACGTCAGGAGAACTCAACAACCTGCGTCAGCTTCTTTCTACAGTTTCGGTCAACAGCAGGGAGAAGGATTCATGGCGCTGGAGTCTATCCTCGAATGGGCAGCTTACTCTCAAAAAGTTAGCTGCCATTCTTGATGAACAGATGCTTCGACCCTTCACCTCACAGCAATGCACTCTTCGTAATAGCcttgttccaaaaaaaaaaatagaaatcttTACTTGGCGAGCGTTAAAAAAAAGATTGCCCGTAAGGATTGAACTCGACAAAAGAG AATTAGAGTCGGTGGATCACGCACTCTTCCAATGTAAACTTGCTCGTGATATTTGGGATCGTGTATTTAATTGGTGGGGTTTAGGGAATGTCTCAAACATCTCCTTTTCCGAGCTCCTAAACGACAACGTTAATCACTCCTCTTCGCTCCATGGGAAAAAACTGTGGCAAGCTTTAAAGTGGTCTTGTGCGTACCTAATTTGGAGTAACCGGAACAACTTGGTATTCAAAGGTAAAACTTGGAATGCACCGGTTGCTCTAAATGAGATACAAATAAGGTCGTTCGATTGGATTTCTAATAGAGCAAGAGGGAGAAAACTCGACTGGTGCACGTGGATTTCCAACCCAAATATTTATCTAAACACTCCGTGA
- the LOC139899053 gene encoding uncharacterized protein, giving the protein MRGIRRRRVDWAVAFEPFVYTVRDYVHQHFNHLVNRHDETRFTGNWIKDIKGVLKGVKYLHDKGVFHNSIHYCSIIYKPSENEGVLKIGDPVNCISKLGRTSAEVAAVYDKELFNVGQVLCHIFTNGSYIPQSDYPDVIEYTTIRNMLSCMHDLLEMKDLIETLVNLDDKRQVYLQGHLDSGTLWYSWSKKQPWCWSKEKRIDFLVAVSNTMREDQVSDTRLSPIINAVNVKGNWGRLFHTTMIDILEVTETTDAQGQVVRTRKNPYNKTLPVRLLRFIRNALEHPSVEPNQVNMGDTEITPQELSKISIDNRLRRVYPSFLFEIYKDLEDEVRGGMISNKFMLRDFYYIP; this is encoded by the exons ATGAGAGGTATTAGGAGGCGTAGGGTTGATTGGGCGGTTGCGTTCGAGCCATTTGTGTATACTGTAAGAGATTACGTACATCAGCACTTCAACCATTTGGTAAACAGACATGATGAAACTAGATTTACTGGGAACTGGATTAAAGATATTAAAGGGGTTCTGAAAGGGGTTAAATATTTGCACGATAAAGGTGTATTTCATAATTCCATCCATTATTGTAGCATTATTTACAAACCATCCGAGAATGAAGGTGTTCTGAAAATAGGGGATCCGGTGAATTGCATTTCCAAGTTAGGAAGAACAAGTGCTGAGGTAGCAGCAg TTTATGATAAAGAGTTGTTCAACGTCGGTCAAGTTCTATGTCACATTTTCACAAATGGGTCATACATTCCCCAAAGTGATTATCCTGATGTCATTGAATACACCACGATTCGAAACATGCTATCATGTATGCATGATTTACTAGAAATGAAAGATTTGATTGAGACTCTTGTGAATTTGGATGATAAGAG GCAAGTGTATTTGCAAGGTCATTTGGATTCGGGTACTTTATGGTACTCATGGTCAAAGAAACAGCCTTGGTGCTGGTCAAAAGAAAAAAGAATTGACTTTTTAGTAGCCGTAAGCAACACGATGCGTGAAGACCAAGTTTCAGACACACGTCTAAGTCCTATCATCAATGCGGTTAATGTTAAAGGCAATTGGGGGAGGTTATTTCACACAACTATGATTGACATTCTAGAGGTTACAGAGACAACTGATGCTCAAGGACAAGTAGTACGAACAAGAAAGAATCCTTATAACAAGACGTTACCTGTAAGGTTGCTACGTTTCATACGAAATGCTTTGGAGCATCCAAGTGTTGAACCAAACCAAGTTAATATGGGCGACACAGAGATTACCCCGCAGGAACTTAGCAAAATCAGTATTGACAACCGTTTGAGACGTGTCTACCCAAGTTTTTTATTTGAGATATACAAGGACTTGGAGGATGAGGTACGTGGGGGTATGATTTCAAACAAGTTCATGTTAAGAGATTTTTATTATATTCCATAG